A genomic window from Flavobacterium azooxidireducens includes:
- the lgt gene encoding prolipoprotein diacylglyceryl transferase, with protein MVTSFLAFVWNPSEGIEIGSFVIRYYSLMFVVAFALGWYIMKHIFIRENEPLEKLDSLFIYTVVATLIGARLGHVIFYQSELFREDPLSILLPIRTKPEFEFTGFSGLASHGAAIAIILFMVYFSKKIMKQSLLWMLDRVVIPVASGAIFVRLGNFFNSEIVGHETNSAFGIKFVQDFYSKNDAVLNTKIANPKEAYKAISDNPEFSYLLDKVPALHPSQLYEAFGYIFVFLILFFMYWKTEARKKEGLLFGMFMVLLWSVRFVVEFVKASQGGFEEYSTFNALTTGQWLSIPFVLIGLYYIFRPKKV; from the coding sequence ATGGTTACATCGTTTTTGGCTTTTGTCTGGAATCCTTCAGAAGGAATTGAAATTGGTTCTTTTGTAATTCGCTATTATAGTTTGATGTTCGTGGTTGCTTTTGCATTAGGCTGGTATATTATGAAACACATTTTTATCAGAGAAAATGAACCATTGGAAAAATTGGACAGTTTATTTATTTACACTGTTGTTGCTACTTTAATTGGTGCCCGATTGGGACATGTGATTTTCTATCAATCTGAATTATTTAGAGAAGATCCATTGAGTATCCTCTTGCCTATTCGAACAAAACCTGAATTTGAGTTTACCGGATTTTCCGGATTAGCGAGTCATGGAGCAGCAATTGCTATTATTTTGTTTATGGTTTATTTTAGTAAAAAAATAATGAAACAATCTTTGTTATGGATGTTGGATCGCGTCGTAATTCCGGTGGCGAGTGGGGCAATATTTGTTAGATTAGGGAATTTTTTCAATTCTGAGATTGTTGGACATGAAACTAATTCTGCTTTTGGAATTAAGTTTGTTCAGGATTTTTACAGTAAGAATGATGCAGTTTTAAATACTAAAATAGCCAATCCGAAAGAAGCGTATAAAGCCATTTCTGATAATCCGGAGTTTTCTTATTTGTTAGATAAAGTTCCGGCTTTGCATCCATCGCAATTATATGAAGCGTTTGGTTATATTTTTGTTTTTCTGATTTTGTTTTTTATGTATTGGAAAACAGAGGCCAGAAAAAAAGAGGGTTTACTTTTTGGAATGTTCATGGTTTTACTTTGGTCAGTTCGATTTGTTGTTGAATTTGTAAAAGCCAGTCAAGGTGGTTTTGAAGAGTATTCAACTTTTAATGCGTTGACAACCGGACAATGGTTAAGTATTCCGTTTGTTTTGATTGGATTGTATTATATTTTTAGACCGAAGAAAGTGTAA
- the folE gene encoding GTP cyclohydrolase I FolE — protein MNNNDIFSEELGDNHIGTSIENPVRKDAFDLTDDQKIELIKKDVTNILTTLGMDLTDDSMKGTPNRVAKMFVKEIFGGLNPSRKPSSSTFENGYKYGEMLVEKNITLYSTCEHHLLPIVGRAHVAYISSGQVIGLSKMNRIVDYFAKRPQVQERLTMQIVKELQKALNTEDVACVIDAKHLCVNSRGIRDIESSTVTSEFGGKFKDEKVRREFLDYIKLETKF, from the coding sequence ATGAATAACAACGATATTTTTTCGGAAGAATTAGGAGACAATCATATTGGTACTTCAATCGAAAATCCGGTTCGTAAAGATGCTTTTGATTTAACCGATGATCAAAAAATTGAATTAATCAAAAAAGATGTAACCAATATTTTGACTACATTGGGAATGGATTTAACCGATGACAGTATGAAAGGCACTCCAAATCGAGTGGCGAAAATGTTTGTCAAAGAAATTTTTGGTGGATTAAATCCGTCACGAAAGCCGAGTTCTTCTACGTTTGAAAACGGATATAAATACGGAGAAATGTTGGTTGAAAAAAACATCACACTTTATTCTACTTGCGAACATCATTTGCTTCCTATTGTAGGAAGAGCTCACGTGGCTTACATTTCCAGTGGACAAGTAATTGGTTTGTCTAAAATGAACAGAATTGTGGATTATTTTGCAAAACGTCCTCAAGTTCAGGAAAGACTTACGATGCAAATTGTGAAAGAATTACAAAAAGCATTGAATACTGAAGATGTTGCTTGTGTGATTGATGCAAAGCATTTGTGTGTAAATTCAAGAGGAATCAGAGATATTGAAAGTAGCACGGTTACTTCGGAATTTGGCGGAAAATTTAAAGACGAAAAAGTTAGAAGAGAGTTTTTGGACTATATTAAATTGGAGACGAAGTTTTAG
- the yidD gene encoding membrane protein insertion efficiency factor YidD, producing MLKKIIQFPFIFLIRFYQAVISPLTPATCRFEPTCSHYSAEAIQKHGVIKGIWLSMKRISKCHPWGKSGYDPVP from the coding sequence ATGCTAAAAAAAATAATTCAGTTTCCTTTTATTTTTCTGATTCGATTTTACCAAGCTGTTATTTCGCCTCTTACTCCGGCGACTTGTCGATTTGAGCCTACTTGTTCGCATTATTCGGCAGAAGCAATTCAGAAACACGGCGTTATAAAAGGGATTTGGCTTTCTATGAAACGAATTTCAAAATGCCATCCTTGGGGAAAAAGCGGTTATGATCCGGTTCCCTAA
- the cysS gene encoding cysteine--tRNA ligase: MKLYENQTLKIYNSLSGEKEVFKPIHEGNVGMYVCGPTVYSNVHLGNVRTFMSFDVIFRYFLHLGYKVRYVRNITDAGHLENDAEEGEDRIAKKARIEQLEPMEIVQRYTVDFHTILHKLNFLPPSIEPTATGHIIEQQEIIQKIIDNGFAYESNGSVYFDVKKFNETHHYGKLSGRNIEDMIANTRDLDGVSDKKSPQDFALWKKAEPQHIMRWPSPWGIGFPGWHLECTAMSTKYLGEKFDIHGGGMDLKFPHHECEIAQNEACTGHSPVNIWMHANMLTLNGKKMAKSTGNYILPNEIFEGGNPLLTRTYTPNVFRFCMLKSHYRNVMDFSEKSMIEAEINLNSILEAIKKLDTISPSEFSFIDYEYTYSNQKNFVEEFENSAYKSLNDDFNTPVLISHLLTISKVIEKIYNKIGNASINKKDLIRLKELMKSFTFDILGIIDKQEESNNSEKLEGVVNLMIQMRNEARANKDFALSDQIRDQLLSVGIQLKDGKDGTSFSVN, from the coding sequence ATGAAGTTATACGAAAATCAAACCTTAAAAATATACAATTCGCTTTCGGGTGAAAAAGAAGTTTTTAAACCAATTCACGAAGGAAATGTGGGAATGTATGTGTGTGGACCAACGGTTTACAGCAATGTTCACCTTGGAAACGTGCGGACTTTTATGAGTTTTGATGTGATTTTTCGTTATTTTCTTCATTTGGGTTACAAAGTTCGCTATGTGCGAAATATTACCGACGCCGGACATTTGGAAAATGATGCAGAGGAAGGTGAAGACCGAATTGCCAAAAAAGCCCGCATCGAGCAATTGGAACCGATGGAAATTGTGCAACGCTATACAGTTGATTTTCATACGATTTTGCATAAATTAAATTTTCTTCCGCCAAGTATTGAACCTACTGCAACTGGTCATATTATTGAACAACAGGAGATTATACAAAAAATTATTGATAATGGTTTTGCGTATGAATCAAACGGTTCCGTTTATTTTGATGTAAAAAAGTTTAATGAAACGCATCATTACGGAAAATTGAGCGGCAGAAACATTGAAGATATGATTGCGAATACACGTGATTTGGACGGTGTTTCGGATAAAAAGAGTCCGCAAGATTTTGCCTTGTGGAAAAAAGCTGAACCACAGCACATTATGCGTTGGCCTTCGCCGTGGGGAATTGGTTTTCCGGGTTGGCATTTGGAATGTACGGCAATGAGTACTAAATATTTAGGTGAAAAATTTGATATTCATGGTGGTGGAATGGATTTGAAATTTCCGCACCACGAATGTGAAATTGCTCAAAACGAAGCATGCACAGGACATAGTCCGGTGAACATTTGGATGCACGCCAATATGTTAACGCTCAACGGAAAAAAAATGGCTAAATCCACAGGAAATTATATTTTACCAAATGAAATCTTTGAAGGAGGAAATCCTTTATTAACTAGAACTTACACCCCTAATGTTTTTAGATTTTGCATGTTAAAATCTCATTATAGAAATGTAATGGATTTTAGTGAAAAATCTATGATTGAAGCTGAAATAAATTTAAATTCAATACTTGAAGCCATTAAAAAATTAGATACAATTTCTCCATCCGAGTTTTCTTTTATTGATTATGAGTATACTTATTCTAATCAAAAGAATTTCGTTGAAGAATTTGAAAATTCAGCTTACAAATCATTAAATGATGATTTCAACACTCCTGTTTTAATCTCGCACCTGTTAACTATTTCTAAAGTTATTGAAAAAATTTATAATAAAATTGGAAACGCATCAATCAATAAAAAAGATTTGATAAGATTAAAAGAACTCATGAAATCATTTACTTTTGATATATTAGGAATAATTGACAAACAAGAAGAAAGTAATAATTCTGAAAAATTAGAAGGCGTTGTTAATTTGATGATTCAAATGCGAAACGAAGCCCGTGCGAATAAAGATTTTGCTCTTTCGGATCAAATTCGTGATCAACTTTTGTCTGTTGGAATACAATTGAAAGATGGGAAAGATGGGACGAGTTTTAGTGTGAATTAA